Below is a genomic region from Coriobacteriia bacterium.
CCCGCGAACGAATGATCGGGAAATGTATTGGGGTTCCGCATTCGTCGTATGATGCTCGCATCGCTTTGCAAAAGCGAAAGTAGCCAAATGACGTACAATAGACGTATCCATCCATTTTCTTTTACGCATGCGTTGAGTGGACGGCTATGCAAATCGAGACGCTTCGCTACTTCGTGAATCTCGTTGATGCAGGCTCTTTCTATAGTGCCGCGAGGATGTCTTATATCTCGCAGCAGGGCCTCAACAAGTCGATTACCTCTCTTGAGGCGGAGATTGGCGCGACACTTGTCGAGCGCAGCGGACGCGGTATACGCCCAACGGCACTTGGCGAGGCCTTCTATGCGCAGGCGCAGAGGGTGCTTCGTGAATACGAGTTGCTTCAGGATTGCGTTTTCGGTCCCGAAAATCCGCGTTTCGTCGATGATCCTATCCTCATCCATACGACCTATTATCCTGCACAGGTGATGATGCCACTTCTGCCAAGTCTTGGCTTCTTTGACATGGTGCGATTCAATGAGGTTTCCTTTGACGACCTTGTCGAGGAAGCGCGCTCGTCACGCCAGCATGAGCTACACCTCGTCGATCTCTATTGCGATACTATCGGAAAGCTGCTCGAAGATGGGGAGCTCGTGTTCGAGCCGATACTCGTTTCGCGTTTTGGTGTCGTATGGAAGGACGGCTCTTCGTTCGAGGGATGTCCCTCGATTCATCGCAATCAGTTAGCGGACTTTCCTCTCGCTATGGATTCCCAACGCGATATGCTCAAGCTCGTGGAGCAGATATTCGAAGACCAACCTCTTGATAATGTGCGCTTTGGCGTCTCGAATCATCGAGCAACGCTGGGTTATGCGGCATCATCGCCCGAACGAGCGGCTACTTTCGATTCCTTTGGGTTCATGCTGGCGCAGAGAAGTCCAAGCATAGATACCGAGGGGCTGCATTACACACCGCTTTCGACGCCGCGTTCTTTGTGCCGTATCGGATTTCTCCGCAGGAAGGATGCGCATGTTCCGATGCGCTGTCGCCATGCCATGGACTTGCTTAGGCGGTATTTGAGCGAAAAGTTTTCCGATTACTTCCATGACTACCCCGTCGAGGGCTGACGTTAGCTGACGAGGATCATTGTGACGGTTCTACCATGCGCTTTCGTAATCAAGGGGGCGCCTCACGTGGAAGCGCCCCCTGCAATGCGGATTTGCAAGAACCTAGATGATCTTGCGATCCGGGCTTGCGTAGACGATCCCGTCCTTGCCGTGCTCCCATGCGGGCAGGCGGAAGATGCGCGCGCCGCGTTCGCGTGCGGCTTCGACCTTTTCGGCGGCATCCTTTCCAAAGGCGAGTGCCTTGTTGGGGCAGTTCTTGACGCAGTACGGCAGTTCGCCTGCACTCGTGCGGTCCTTGCATTTGATGCAGCTGCTCGTGTAGAAGGGCATCCATGACATATGTAGATCAGGCCAGGTACCAGCCGGTCTGTCGATGCCTTCTCCGCTGCCGAGCGTGCGGACGTTCACGAAGAAGTGTCCGTCTTTCAGGTCGTTTCCGGTCATGCACGAAAGCGAGCAGGTCCAACAGCCGGTGCAGCGCAGCAGGTCTACGAAGATCGTGTCATCGGTGATCTCGGCTTCGGCGGGGGAGTGGGCCCATACGGTCATTTCATCAGCCATGATAGCCTCCTTATGCTTCGACTTTGCGGATATCGCAGGCGCAGTCCCAGATGGTGTCCCAGGCGCCTGCCATGGCGGAGATGGCGTAGCCGGAGAGGATTTCGCCGACCTTGCCCTCGTCCTCGACGCATTGGTACCAGTAGAGGGCCGCGTCATCGAGTGTGTCGTTGTCACCGAGCGGCACGAGCAATTCAGAGTACATGCCGCCTTCCGTGAACGTGCGCTTGCGCCAACCGAACCATACCTGGATGGTTCCTGGTGGAATTGCCTGGTCAAGACGCATCTCGATGATGACATGCCCGCGCTCGTTATAGACCTCGCACAGGTCGCCGTCATGTATGCCCTCCTTCTCGGCATCGACAGGATTGATGCGACCGGTGGGCTTGCCGCCGGATAGGTCGGCCATGACCGGATCATCCGTAAACATCGACTGCATGAAGAAACGCTGACGTCCGCTGAAGAACTGGTAGGGGTGCTTGGCCGTCCCATTTTCCATGCGTTCGGTCGTGGGCACCTCATACGGCTCGTGATAGGTCGCCATGGGCAGCCCGACGTTGTTCAAGCGCTCGCTGTAGAATTCCATGTGGCCCGTCTGAGTCTCGAACTTCATGCCGAGGAACGGATCCCAGGGGACGGGCGGCACGGCGGCACGGATAAGCTTTTCCTCTTTGAGGCGTTCGAGCGTGATGGGTGGATCGACGTTTGCGATGAAGGGCTGCGGCGTGTTGAGTCGCATACGGATCCAGTCGTCGGCGTCGTTCTGGAAGTACTCGCCAAAGCCCATGCGCTCGGCAAGGCCGCGGTAGATGAACGAGGGGTCCTTGCACTCACCACGCGGTTCGATGGCTGGCTCCTGAAGCACGACGTGATTGTACTGTGCTGCCGCAATGAGCTCCTCGCGTTCAAAGGGCATGGCCGCCGGTAGCACGTAGTCGGCGTACTCACCCGTGTCGGTCATCCATACGTCGATGTCGACGATTAGGTCCATATTGGGGAAAGTGTCATCGATCCAGCGGCTGCGGTTGGGGCAGTTATGCACGGGATTGCCTGCGCACTTGATGAAGGCCTTGTACTTGCCCTTCTTGGCGTCCTCGAAGAAGTCACCGTTCTTCACGAAGATGGTCTTGTCGCCTTCGAGGCCGTTGGGGTAGATGATGGAGGGATTGTTGAAGCCAAGTGGGAAGCCGCAGGGCTGGATTTCGGAGGTGACGCCGCCGTTGAGATGACCGAGGTTGCCCGTGAGCATGCCGAGCAGGTAGAACGCGCGGTAAGCATCGCCCTGGTTTTGGTAACGCAGTCCAAGGGCTCCGACGATGAACGACGGGCGATGACTCGAATATTCTTCGCCGAGCTTGATGGCATCGGATGCCGGAACTCCCGTAATTCTCTCCTGGTATTCTGGCGTATAGGTTGCCAGATGATCCTCGAGCATTTGGAACGCTGGTTTGAACTTCGCGCCGTCGATGACGTACTCGCCATTGAAAGCGGGTGTGCCTTCGTACTCTTCGGCCCCGCGTTCTGTCTCTCGTGCGGACTGGGATTCCTCGTCCCAGTACAGGAACTTGTCTCCGGATGTGGCGAACTTGCCCGTCGCGACATCGACGAGCAGGGGAGCGACCGTGTATTTGGTCATGAACGCGCGGTCATACTCCTTGCGCTGCACGATCTGGTTGGCCATGCACAGCGCCAGGGCCGTATCCGATCCTGGCTTGACGGGGATGAACCAGTCGGCGTAACCCGCCGAGGCATCAAAGAGCAAACCTACGTCCACGATCTTGGCGCCCCGTGACTTTGCCTCGACGATGTGCTTGGCGACGCGCTGCTGGTTTTCCACGGGATTGCCGCCCCATATGATGATGTAGCTGGTGGCGTCGAATTTGATGGGGTCGATCATCATGTACTTGTAGAAATCGCCCAGGTCGAAGTAGGACGCGTAGTAGGGACCATTGTCTAGACCGTAGGCGTTGAGTGGGTCGGTGCCGCCCCATAGCCCGCAAAGACGGTTGCCGAGCAGGGTGTCGAGACCCTGAGAAGGTGGAAGCGACGTGGTGATGTTCCAGAATGCTACCGTTCCGGGACCGTACTTGTCTCGTAGTTCGCAAAGCTTCGCGCCTATTTCGTCAAAGGCCTGGTCCCAGCTTATCTGTTCCCATTTGCCCTCTCCGCGTTTGCCCACGCGCTTCAAAGGATGCAGCAAGCGATCCTCGGCGTAGACCTGGCGCCAGGATGCGATGCCCTTCTGACAGCAATGGCCCTCGTTAGCTTCCGCACCGGTATAGTCCACGGCCTCGGTGCGCACGATCTTGCCATCCTTGACGACGGTCTTGATGGCGCAGAACTCGTGGTCACCCCACCCGGGACAGGCGGTGCAGACCCATGTTTCTTCTGACATACGCTCCTCCTTCTCTCGCTGACATGCGCCGCAAGCGTGATGCGGCATCGTTGCTTGTAATTGTAGATTCGCGGGTGCGTTGCTGCTGAAGCGATGCCGTGCGCATGTATGCAACGTGAGTTTGTGCATGACTTCTTTTCGAGGTCAAAGCCCCCTTCACGTATAATGTTCCCATGCAAACTGCCGATAAGGAGGAACCATGGCTACGCCGATTCTCTATTACTGGGCGCCGTGCGCTACCTGTGCCATCGTGACCGATTTCGCCACTGAGCATGGCATTGAGCTCGACAAGCGCGATGTTGAGCAGGAGGCTCCATACAACGAGCTGCTCGCGCTTGGCGGCGACGCAAATCTCATTCCATACCTTTACGACGACGAGAAGCTCTACAACGGCGTTGAGGATGTCATCGCGCATCTCAAGGAGACGCGCGGTATCGCCTAGGAAAGCGACCATGAGCAAGTACGACAAGCTATGGGATTATGTCGCCAAGCAGCCGAGGGAGAGCCTCGATCTTTCGTTCGAGGAGATTGGCGATATCGCCGGCGTGCCTCTTGACCACTCGTTTCTCAATTACAAGAAGGAGCTACTGCCGCATGGTTGGCAGGTCGGCAAGATCTCGATGAAGAAGCAGATCGTACACTTCGAGCGCACGAAGGACTAACGCGGCGAATGCCGTTTCTGCGCATCACAGTTAGCGCAGCGGTTGTATCTCTCCGTTCCAGGAGATGAAGTACGCCTGTAAGATCTCCGGATGCTCTGCCATGAGCTCGTGTCCGCGCTTTGTACCGAGTGCGAGGAGCGTCGTCGAGTAACCCTCGGCATCGATCGAACGCTCGCACACGACGGAAACCGCCGGATACTCCGCCTTGACGGGCATGCCCGTACGTGGACTGAGCACGTGATGGTAGAGCACGCCGTCATGTACGCAGGCCCGCTCGTAGATGCCGCTCGTGACGACGCTCCCACTTGCAAGTCTGATCGTGCCCGCGAGCGCGGATCCTGCACGCCCCTGCGCGGGGTGGGGAAGCCCCACTTTCCAGAGCGAGCCATCGGGCTTGTTGCCGCGCACGAGCACGTTGCCACCGAGGTCGATGACGTAAGCACGAACCCCCGCTCGCTCAAGCATATGGTCAAGCGCATCGGCAATCCATCCCTTCGCGATGCCTCCGAGGTCAATCATGGCCGCCGGATCATCGAGGCGCACGCGCGCTGCGTCTTCTGAGCGATTGACCTGCACGCCGTGCCAGTCGACATGTTGCGCGGCTTCGGCAAGCGCCTCGGCGGCCGGGATGATGCCTTCCTTGAGGTTCCAGAGTCTGCTTGCGGTACCGATCGTGATGTCGAAAACGCCATGGCTTGCCGCGCAATACGTGAGTGCGCGTTCGATGAGCTCGGCCGTGTCCACGTTGACTTCGACCCAGGCGCCCCGTGCTGCGTTGATGCGCGATATGTCGGAGCTGGGAATCGTGCGAGAGAAGAGCTGCTCGTAGCGTCTGCAATCCGCATAGACTTGCTCGAGTGCCGGAGTGCAGATGTCCGCCGCACCGTAGGCGCGGATTTGCACGCCCGTGTCGAATGCGGCAAAACGTATTTCTGCATGGGTGTCAGCAAGGTCAAGCTTGTATTTCGCGCGTGCCATCATGCTGACGATGATACCTGTGATGGGCGCAAGCGTCATCTTCGGGCCCCTTTGGGCCAGGTGCGACAAACATGCAATTTCAGACGTAACTTCCGTGTCAATCTGTAAAATAGACGCAATAACCAGATAAGATGTCCAATGTGACATACAGCAGTTTATCAAGAATTTCGCGATTTCAGAGGCCTTCCATTTGTTACAAGGCACGGTTTTTTATATACCCATATATGGGACAGTGATAAAATCCAGAACGAATAACGAAGCAGTGCGTCCTCGCTGACGATTCAACCCTTCATATGGTATGCGAAGGGGAGGGGATTCAAATGAACATGCCGATACCTCGAAATAGAAACCCGAAACGCAGAAGAGGTGTTGGTCGTTCGCTTTGTTCGGCTTTCATAGCCACGACGATGTCCGTCGTTCTGGCATTGTCGAGCGTCGGTGGCGGCGCCCTTTCGGCCTTCGCCACGACCATCTCCAACGATTCCGCTAGCCAACAAGGTGCCGAGCCCAATGCCGTCCCCGGCCATCTTGCCGCTGTCGTCTCGGTGGGAGCGCAGATCTACCAGCAGCGCGAAGCCGAGGAAGCCGCTCGCGCAGCCGCCGAGGAGCAAGCACGTCAAGAGGCGGCCGCTCGCGCCGCCGAGCAACGCGCTGCTCAGGAACGTGCCGCCAGGGCCGCAGCCCAGGCGCAGGCTCGAGCCGAAGCCGAGCAGGCGGCTGCCGAGCAGGCTGCAGCCGAACAAGCCGCGGCCGAGCAAGCCGCAGCCGAGCAGGCTGCACGGGAAGCGGCCGAGAAAGCCGCACAAGACAGCGAGCAGACTACAATCGCGCCTGCTGACGTTGACGGTGCCGACGGCAAGCCCAAGGCATCTCCTGACGAGCTTGCCGGCCACGTCGTGCCTGGTCTCAACCCCGAGAGCACGGTCGTCAACCTCTTCGATTACGATACGGGTGTTCGCGTCACAAATCCGGATGTCAACACCTTCGGGTCCGATACGTTGGGAACCACAGGTGCTGCCTCTCCGGCAGAAAACTACAACACGTGGCTCAACAAAGAGGACAGCATCAACTATGGGCACATGCTCACCTTTGGTGACGGTATGCGCCATCTGGGCTACTGGAACCAGGGCATCGTCTCGGGGTACGGCGACATTGCGCTCGAGCGTCCCGGCATGCAGGGCATCGTGTCTCCTTGGCTTGACGAGAGCGGAAACCCCTCCGTCAATGCAGGCACCTACTACATGGACGCCGATGGCAATGTCTCGCTCAACCCTTCCGATGGTGCAACAGAGATCGATACGACTTTGGGTCCGAATGCCGAGAATCCGGCTGTGGTCGGCGACTACGACAGCAACCCCGCCCTCTATTCCACAGCTTGGCGCAAGACCTCGTCTGGATATGAGCTCATCTACTTTAACGCCGGGTACAAATGGCCCGTGAACGGAAGCATACCTGATCCAAAGGTGACGTCGGTCACCCCCGTCGATGGTCAAAACGTCAGTGATGCGGTTCTCTATCGCGTGCTTCATCCGGGAACGGGGAGCGTGAGCGGCGGCCAGAATCAGCCTTCGACCAACAATGGCGAGGGCGGCACTTACGTGCTCACGCCCGAGCAGCTCTCCCTGCGCTACTTATTCGACCCCAACGTCTTGAATGCCGGCAAGATGTCTTATAAGGACGTGACCGGCCTGTTTCAAATCGATAACGAGGGCTACTTCTACTACAACATGCGCAAGAACTTCGCAGAGTTCGTGGCAGACGCGCAAGGGGGAAGCGATGGCCACTTCGTGCTCTATGATGCTCCTGCCGGCCTGCGCACCGATGGCAAAGCCGGCGAAGTGAGCATCGGTGGCTTCTTCCCCTTCAATACCGGCGCGCAGGCATTCAAGATCGTCGACGGCAAGCTCGTCAACGTCTTGAGGGCCGACAACAACTACGGTGCGCCGGGTGCTGGCCCCCTGGTCAACCATCACCTGGGCATGACCGTCGAGACGGACTTCCGCCAGCCCATTGACGGCAAGGTCGCCGGCAAGGACATGACCTTCGAGTTCGCTGGAGACGACGATGTGTGGGTCTTCATTGACGACGTGCTCGTGCTCGACCTTGGTGGCATCCACTCCGAGATCTACGGTACGATCAACTTCGCCACGGGCGAGGTGAACCTTGGCACCGCCTTCAACAGCAATGGCCAGATCTATGACGAGAACGGCAACTACATTACGCAGCCGGTCATCAAGACGACCATCAGGAAGCTCTTCGAGCGCGCGGGCCGTGCCGACAACGTGCAGTGGAATGGCGACACCTTCGCATCGAGCACCTCGCATAGCATGAAGATGTTCTACCTCGAGCGTGGCAACTACGATTCGTCCCTCTCGCTGCGCTTCAACCTGCAGCCGGCCCTGTACCAGCAGATCAAGAAGGTCGACCAGAACGGCAAGCCGCTTGCCGGCGCCGAGTTCGAGCTCTACGAGGTGGCCACACCGCCGGGCGTCGACATGACGAATGTCGCTGACGTCAAGCTCCAGAGCGTGAGGCCGATGGGCGCTCCGCTTGCCAAGGTGGTGACCGATGCCAATGGCGAGGCTCGCTTCATGAGCACGACGCTTTCCGTCGATGGCCAGGTCCAGCCCTTCAACTTCTCCGACCGCTACAATGAGGAGACGGGCGCCGGTCTGCTCTACATCCTGCGCGAGGCGAAGGCCCCCGATGGATACAAGCCGCTGCCGAGCGACCTGCTGTTGCGCTTTGATCCCACGAACACGATGCTTGCGGTAAACAATCGCTACGAGACCGGGTCATATGCAAGTTTTAACAGTTATGTAAATGGCATTACGGGCTCCATCTTCTACGGACAAGTCGGCGAGGATGGCGGCCTGGTGACGCGAATACCCGACTCCGAGGCGGTGCCCGTCTCGGTTCAGCAAGGCGGTTTGGTGATCGCCGTGCCCATGCTCGAGAAGCACAGCGCGACGAGCGGTTTGAGATGGCTGCCCCTGATCGGCGATAACCTCACGGGATTTTCCACAGCCAAGGCTCCTCCTTCGTACGACACGAGCACTCCGGAAAGGCTGCGATTCCTCGTTCGCCAGCTCACACTCGCTGCGGCGCTCAGGCAGTCGTCAATCTTTGCCGAGGGCAAGGGCGAGGCCTGGCATCTCAGCTGGGATGACGAGTATCAGCGTCTGGAGGGCACGCTGCGCGACCTGCCCGGCCGTGCCGATCGCTATCTCAACGTCAATCCCGATGGTGACATGCGCATGTTCTACGGCATCATCACGCCCGAGGCGCTGGCACGCGTGCTCGGCATAAGCGAGGCTGAGGTCATGAGCATGAGCGGCGAGCAGAAATACGCGCGCTTGGGTGCCGTGACCCGCGATGCCATCGCCGCGGCTGGGGGATCGACGCCAACGGCTATCGAGAGGCTGGTGAATATCATCGATCCCGGTTTGGCCGATTCCACCTACGACCAGCGTGGTTACACGCCTCTTGACGCGCGCGAGTTCGTACGCAACTTCCGCTCCGTGCTCTACATCCCCAACGAGCAGCGCCAGTTGCGCGTCATGAAGATCGACCAGAATGGTACGCCGGTCAACGGGGTGCAGTTCGCGCTATATAACAGCGAGGCCAAGGCGGCGGCTGGCGGGAGTGACTATGCAGCTAGTGGCTATACCGCCACGGTCAACGGCAAGGACGGCATGCTGATCTTCGAGCCCCATCAAAGCCATGACACGGGCTCGGGTGAGTCGCTTCCCGGCTACGCGGACATGGCTTGGCCTTTCAGCGACTTTTCCCAGGAGCACGCGGCGACCTACTTCCTGAAGGAGATTTCGGCACCTGCTGGCTACGAGCTCAATCCCACGGTTATTCCGGTCAAGGTTGGCGTCTACTCCATCTATGCCGATGCGGGCACCGCCGATGATGACGTGAGCGTCATGGCGGGTGTCGGCAAGTTGACCCAGACCATGATCCAATATGCCTCCAACGGCGAGGTGAACATCACCTTGCGCGATATCACCGCGTTTGCCCAGACGCAGCCGTCGGGCAGCTTTGCGCTGAGGGGCTGGGTCGACGATACCCTCCAGGGGACGAACGGTGAGCCCGTCGTGCGCCAGATGAACCTCCACTACGGCAAGAACGCGGTCGTCGACTACGGTCTTTCCGATGCTGACGGCGGTGCGAACTACGAACCCTTCTTTGTCACCGACGAGGGCTTTTTGCGTACGCGCGTCCAGCAAAACCTCCATGCGCACGATGATCCGACCGACCCCGATTATTCCGATGCCAATGCCGACAATCTGGGTGATTTGGACATCACGGGCCTCTTCAGCCTCATCAATACAGTCGTCGTGACCGATAGAAGCAGGGTCGTGGTCGATGATGGCGAGCTCATGATACGCAAGGCCGTCGCGGGAGAGGAACTTGCGGAGGCGGATTATCTCAAACCCTATCACTTCAAGGTCGAGTTCCTCGACGAGCAGGGGAATGCCCTGGCGGCATCCTATCCCTTCTACGGCACCGACCGCTCCGGCTCGTTGCGTAGCGGCGATGTGCTGCTGCTTCATCATGACGAGGCGGTGGTCATCCAGGGCCTGCCCATCGGCAGCCGCTACGTGGTGACCGAGCTCGACGCCAACGAGGGCGGCTTCTTCTGCACGATCACCGACGAGAATGGCGTGACGATCGAGGCCAGCGTAGCGCAGGGTGTCGTCAAGAGCGCGCAGCAGCAGATGCTCGCCTCGTTCCTCAACACGCGCACCGACCCCCAGCTCGGAAACCTGCTCATCCGCAAGACGGTCACGGGCGAGGGCGTTCCCGTAGAGGCACTGCAGCGCAGCTTCAATTTCAAGGTCGAGCTCTTCGATGCGGCGGGAAATGTCCTTACCGGGCGCTATGCGGTGAGCAACATCGATGGTGTCGAATACATCGAGAGTGGCGGCGTGTTGCCGCTGCGTCATGGTCAGACGGCACTCATCTTGTATCTGCCTGCGGGCAGCTACTATCTCGTCACCGAGCTTGATGCCAACCAGGACGGCTTCACGGTTGCCCCGAGCGCCACGCAGGGTGGCCCCACAAGCGTTATCCGCGATGGCCAGACCTCCGAGGTCTCCTTCGTGAACACCTTCGCAAAGCCCGATGAACCCGATAACCCAGATAACCCCGACAATCCGGATAATCCCGATAATCCAGATGTCCCCGATAACCCGGACAACCCCGATAACCCGGACGTTCCCGACAACCCCGATGAGCCCGACACACCGGCTGTTCCCGATGAGCCGACGGTGCCCGAGAATCCACGCGTACCCGTCGAGCTGACGCCGGTTTCCCATGAGATACCGTCGAGTTCGGCTCCGAAGACAGGCGATGATGGCATGGCGGGGTTGTTGCTGGCAAGCGCACTTGCAGCAGTTGCCTTCGCAGGGCTCTTTGCCTTGCGACGCACGCGCCGAGAAAGCTAGCGCCAAAAGGTGCCATGTGCGGTCAATCGCGCTGGCACCTTTTTTGCCTGACGCATTCCCTTTCTGAGTCAATACTCTTTGTAGTATCATTTCCCCATACGCTATCGGCACAAATGCAGACGAAACGAGGTGAAGTGCCCGACGCGTAGGCCATGAAGAACGTATTCCGCGTACTCAAACGCGACATCTTGCGCCTGTTGAAGGTTCCTCCCGCGATGGTGGTCATCATCGCGCTGCTCGTCCTGCCGTCTCTCTATACCTGGTACAACGTGCTTGGATTCTGGGATCCCTACGAGAGCACGGGGCATTTGCACGTTTGCGTCGTGAATGAGGATGAGGGTGCCGACAGCGAACTTACCGGCCATATCGACGTCGGCCAGATGATCGTCGACGAGCTGCATAGCAACGACCAACTTGACTGGCAGTTCGTCGGTTACAACGAGGCCATGGACCAGGTCAAGTCGGGGGAGAGCTACGCGGCCTTCAT
It encodes:
- a CDS encoding FAD:protein FMN transferase yields the protein MSHWTSYLVIASILQIDTEVTSEIACLSHLAQRGPKMTLAPITGIIVSMMARAKYKLDLADTHAEIRFAAFDTGVQIRAYGAADICTPALEQVYADCRRYEQLFSRTIPSSDISRINAARGAWVEVNVDTAELIERALTYCAASHGVFDITIGTASRLWNLKEGIIPAAEALAEAAQHVDWHGVQVNRSEDAARVRLDDPAAMIDLGGIAKGWIADALDHMLERAGVRAYVIDLGGNVLVRGNKPDGSLWKVGLPHPAQGRAGSALAGTIRLASGSVVTSGIYERACVHDGVLYHHVLSPRTGMPVKAEYPAVSVVCERSIDAEGYSTTLLALGTKRGHELMAEHPEILQAYFISWNGEIQPLR